One segment of Clostridium ljungdahlii DSM 13528 DNA contains the following:
- a CDS encoding MerR family transcriptional regulator, producing the protein MTYSIGDISKMLGIFISTLRYYDKEGLLPLVNRTHGNIRVFDDTDIECLKMIECLKNTGMALTPIFYQSGG; encoded by the coding sequence ATGACCTATTCTATTGGCGATATTTCAAAGATGCTAGGTATATTTATATCAACCCTGCGTTACTATGACAAAGAAGGGCTTCTTCCTCTTGTCAATAGAACGCATGGGAATATTCGAGTATTCGATGATACTGACATTGAATGTCTGAAAATGATAGAATGTTTAAAGAATACAGGCATGGCACTTACCCCCATCTTTTATCAAAGTGGGGGATAA
- a CDS encoding DUF2935 domain-containing protein yields the protein MLSNMKFVKQSLELNLFFMRIAKEHAIFLEAGLTSRDYKLACQANMLKNEFTQLLIETIRLSEGIISPEVAHSGELVTDLTLNAERETEFYSAIKIDSNVTRMELNLVQGRYDSDELVRTVAMLNNRAMAATNRIALFKSRLLNDVLTCKTFTTNYPLLIDHILREAKFYLRMLVKLQNREEMDLVKEAVYQEGFWNRIMAEHAKFIRGLLDPTEVKLFDTANDYGKKFDQLTQESLALTQNIGLLPEVSEKTLNATVGIRNFKKQGTEGLINCTIRSIAYPLLGDHVVREANHYIRLLKGYKNINREMDSIKNLENIYK from the coding sequence ATGTTATCCAATATGAAATTTGTTAAACAATCTCTAGAGTTAAATTTATTCTTTATGAGAATTGCCAAGGAGCATGCTATTTTTCTTGAGGCAGGATTAACATCTAGAGACTACAAATTAGCTTGTCAGGCAAATATGTTGAAAAATGAATTTACCCAGTTACTTATTGAGACCATTAGACTTTCTGAAGGAATCATCAGTCCTGAAGTAGCGCACTCTGGAGAATTAGTGACAGATTTAACGCTAAATGCAGAAAGAGAAACTGAATTTTATTCGGCAATTAAAATTGACAGTAATGTTACAAGAATGGAATTAAACTTAGTACAGGGTAGATATGACAGTGACGAACTTGTTAGAACTGTAGCTATGTTAAATAATAGAGCAATGGCTGCAACAAATAGGATAGCTTTATTTAAGTCGAGATTATTAAATGATGTCCTAACTTGCAAAACATTTACTACAAACTACCCGCTACTTATAGATCATATATTAAGAGAAGCTAAATTTTACTTAAGAATGTTAGTTAAATTGCAAAATCGGGAAGAAATGGATTTAGTTAAAGAGGCTGTTTATCAAGAAGGTTTTTGGAATAGAATTATGGCAGAACATGCAAAATTTATACGGGGTTTATTAGATCCAACAGAAGTTAAATTATTTGATACAGCTAATGATTATGGTAAAAAATTTGATCAATTAACTCAAGAATCTTTAGCTTTAACACAGAATATAGGGTTGTTGCCTGAGGTGAGTGAAAAAACATTAAATGCTACTGTGGGAATTAGAAATTTCAAAAAACAGGGAACAGAAGGTTTGATAAATTGTACTATTAGATCCATAGCTTATCCTCTACTTGGTGACCACGTAGTTAGGGAGGCCAATCATTATATTAGGCTGTTAAAAGGTTATAAAAATATAAACAGAGAAATGGATAGCATAAAAAATCTAGAGAATATTTATAAATAG